A genomic segment from Acuticoccus sediminis encodes:
- a CDS encoding enoyl-CoA hydratase-related protein — MSDTDIAAPATTFPPEWYPQREFGEGRVGLSIDGPVAVAAIQVPGKMNALDDLATAGLIEALTVAEAEARVFVLTGIGGRAFISGADIEAFDDEKRGPSRFMERQQRLAASPLPTIAAIRGYCLGGGLMTALNCDLRVAGADAQFGVPAARLGIAYGYDGLKRLVETVGPSRTRRLLYVGDRIDAATALAWGLVDEMHGPDALWGAAMALARRIAGNAPLSVKASKATIAEVLADPATRDLARIEELSLACRESADFREGRRAFLEKRPPVFEGR, encoded by the coding sequence ATGTCCGACACCGATATCGCCGCCCCCGCGACGACCTTTCCCCCCGAATGGTACCCGCAGAGGGAATTCGGCGAGGGCCGCGTCGGCCTTTCGATCGACGGCCCCGTCGCCGTCGCCGCCATCCAGGTTCCGGGCAAGATGAACGCGCTCGACGACCTCGCGACCGCCGGGCTCATCGAGGCGCTGACCGTCGCCGAGGCCGAGGCGCGCGTCTTCGTCCTCACCGGGATCGGCGGCCGCGCCTTCATCTCCGGCGCCGACATCGAGGCCTTCGACGACGAGAAACGCGGCCCGTCGCGCTTCATGGAGCGCCAGCAGCGTCTCGCCGCGAGCCCGCTGCCGACCATCGCCGCGATCCGGGGCTACTGCCTCGGCGGCGGGCTGATGACGGCGCTCAACTGCGACCTCCGCGTCGCCGGTGCCGATGCGCAGTTCGGCGTCCCCGCCGCGCGGCTCGGCATCGCCTACGGCTACGACGGGCTGAAGCGGCTCGTCGAGACGGTCGGCCCCTCGCGCACGCGCCGCCTCCTCTATGTGGGCGACCGCATCGACGCCGCGACCGCGCTCGCCTGGGGTCTCGTCGACGAGATGCATGGCCCCGATGCGCTCTGGGGCGCGGCGATGGCGCTGGCACGGCGCATCGCCGGCAACGCGCCGCTGTCGGTCAAGGCCAGCAAGGCGACGATCGCCGAGGTTCTCGCCGATCCCGCCACGCGCGACCTCGCCCGGATCGAGGAATTGTCGCTGGCGTGCCGCGAGAGCGCCGATTTCCGCGAGGGGCGCCGCGCCTTCCTCGAGAAGCGCCCGCCGGTGTTCGAGGGACGCTGA
- a CDS encoding quinone oxidoreductase family protein translates to MLTRAVRIHRHGGPDVLQLDEVELPPPGDGEALVRNTAIGVNYADIYEREGDHGGPHSAKPFPVTMGHMAAGIVEALGPGTDGPAPGTRVGYIGGASYAGHTLVPAGRLIALPDSVADDVAGAYLLRGLTAEYLLRRLFVVRPGVTALVHAAAGGMGLVLGQWGKALGGRMIGTVGSAARVATAAAHGYESVIDTSAEDFAPRVMELTGDRGADVIYDGIGKAAFLKSLDCIRPRGMVISYGTSSGNVGAFDLQRLHSKSIIVTRPTLRSYIADPAELKAASEALFAVLLDGTLETPISAPLPLAEAAEAHRRLEGRALDAPVVLHP, encoded by the coding sequence ATGCTGACCCGGGCCGTCCGCATCCACCGCCATGGCGGCCCCGACGTGCTCCAGCTCGACGAGGTGGAGCTTCCGCCGCCCGGAGATGGCGAGGCGCTGGTGCGCAACACCGCCATCGGCGTCAACTATGCCGACATCTACGAGCGCGAGGGCGACCATGGCGGCCCCCACAGCGCCAAGCCCTTCCCGGTCACGATGGGCCACATGGCCGCCGGCATCGTCGAGGCGCTCGGGCCGGGCACGGACGGGCCCGCGCCCGGCACCCGCGTCGGCTACATCGGCGGGGCGAGCTACGCGGGCCATACGCTGGTCCCCGCCGGCCGGCTCATCGCCCTGCCGGACAGCGTCGCCGACGACGTCGCCGGCGCCTACCTGCTGCGCGGGCTGACGGCGGAATATCTGCTGCGCCGGCTCTTCGTCGTGCGTCCCGGCGTGACGGCGCTCGTCCACGCCGCCGCCGGCGGGATGGGCCTTGTGCTCGGACAGTGGGGCAAAGCGCTCGGCGGCCGCATGATCGGCACCGTCGGCAGCGCCGCCAGAGTCGCGACCGCAGCGGCGCACGGCTACGAAAGCGTCATCGACACATCCGCCGAAGACTTCGCGCCCCGCGTGATGGAACTGACCGGCGATCGGGGCGCGGACGTCATCTACGACGGGATCGGCAAGGCGGCGTTCCTGAAGTCGCTCGACTGCATCCGCCCGCGCGGCATGGTGATCAGCTACGGCACGAGCTCGGGCAACGTCGGCGCCTTCGACCTGCAGCGCCTCCACTCCAAGTCGATCATCGTGACGCGGCCGACCCTGCGCAGCTACATCGCCGACCCGGCCGAGCTGAAGGCGGCGAGCGAGGCGCTGTTCGCCGTCCTCCTCGACGGCACGCTCGAAACGCCGATCTCCGCCCCGCTCCCCCTCGCCGAAGCCGCCGAGGCGCACCGCCGGCTCGAGGGCCGCGCCCTCGACGCGCCCGTCGTCCTCCATCCCTGA
- a CDS encoding GntR family transcriptional regulator, with protein sequence MTRASETVRRRVEDEIRYGALRPGDTIDERSLAERFEVSRTPAREALIQLAASGLVELRPRHGAVITRVGVTEAIAMMETLVALEGEAASLAARRMSAAETEQLAMIHTESRDSVRAMDNKAYIDANTRFHEAIYQGARNAYLADLIRNTRRRMAFYHASSLNQRARVERSWEEHGTVVKAIAAGDPDAAEAAMRDHILFGGRVYADLVAALQRPEGGPAGDKT encoded by the coding sequence ATGACGCGAGCGAGCGAGACCGTGCGGCGGCGGGTGGAGGACGAGATCCGCTACGGGGCCCTGCGCCCCGGCGACACTATCGACGAGCGCTCCCTCGCCGAGCGGTTCGAGGTATCGCGAACGCCCGCGCGCGAGGCGCTGATCCAGCTCGCCGCCTCCGGACTGGTGGAGCTGCGGCCGCGCCACGGCGCCGTGATCACCCGCGTCGGCGTCACCGAGGCGATCGCCATGATGGAGACGCTGGTCGCCCTCGAAGGCGAGGCCGCGAGCCTTGCCGCCCGGCGGATGAGCGCTGCGGAGACCGAGCAGCTCGCCATGATACATACCGAAAGCCGCGATAGCGTGCGCGCGATGGACAACAAGGCATACATTGATGCCAACACGCGATTCCACGAGGCGATCTACCAGGGCGCCCGCAACGCCTACCTCGCCGACCTCATCCGCAACACCCGGCGCCGCATGGCCTTCTACCACGCCTCGAGTCTGAACCAGCGCGCCCGCGTCGAGCGGTCGTGGGAGGAGCACGGCACCGTCGTGAAGGCCATCGCCGCCGGCGATCCCGACGCCGCCGAGGCGGCAATGCGCGACCACATCCTCTTCGGCGGCCGCGTCTATGCCGACCTCGTCGCCGCGCTCCAGCGCCCCGAGGGAGGCCCCGCCGGCGACAAGACCTGA
- a CDS encoding ABC transporter substrate-binding protein, producing MPIDRRQFIVTTAALAASAALPRLAFAAPSLDDLYEAAKAEGEVTWYVVPMSSESAERAGAAFTAAYPGVKVNVVRSTAEVAFQRLNQDISTGVANCDVLTTSNIAHAMDLKSRDLLAIYTPIRKDEVFEEFRGIDPDDAYHVSVAGPMSIVYNTDKVTEVDAPKNWPDLLDPKWTDHVAIGHPGFSGYVGMWAVKMKELYGWDFFETLAEINPHIGRSSIDVVTTTASGETLVGAGPTASALISAAKGNPIAVIYPTDGTVVITSPSAILADAPHPNAARLFSEFLLGPEFAEVVAADFGNPIRPGVPLAAGVVPFDEMKVITATTDQMINGIPELAEEFRDTFGI from the coding sequence ATGCCCATCGACCGCAGACAATTCATCGTCACCACCGCCGCGCTCGCCGCCTCGGCGGCACTCCCGCGCCTCGCCTTCGCCGCACCGTCCCTCGACGACCTCTACGAGGCCGCCAAGGCGGAAGGGGAGGTGACGTGGTATGTCGTGCCGATGTCCTCGGAGTCGGCGGAGCGCGCCGGCGCCGCGTTCACCGCCGCCTATCCCGGCGTCAAGGTGAACGTCGTGCGCTCGACGGCGGAAGTGGCCTTCCAGCGCCTCAACCAGGACATCAGCACCGGCGTCGCCAACTGCGACGTGCTGACGACGTCCAACATCGCCCACGCCATGGACCTCAAGTCGCGGGACCTTCTCGCGATCTACACGCCGATCCGCAAGGACGAGGTCTTCGAGGAGTTCCGGGGAATCGACCCGGACGACGCCTACCACGTGTCCGTCGCCGGCCCGATGTCTATCGTCTACAACACCGACAAGGTGACCGAGGTCGACGCGCCGAAGAACTGGCCCGACCTCCTCGATCCGAAGTGGACCGACCACGTCGCCATCGGCCATCCGGGCTTCTCCGGCTACGTCGGCATGTGGGCGGTGAAGATGAAGGAGCTCTACGGCTGGGACTTCTTCGAGACGCTCGCCGAGATCAACCCGCACATCGGCCGCTCCTCGATCGACGTCGTCACCACCACCGCCTCGGGCGAGACGCTGGTCGGCGCCGGGCCGACCGCCTCGGCGCTCATCTCCGCCGCCAAGGGCAACCCGATCGCCGTCATCTATCCGACCGACGGGACCGTGGTCATCACCTCGCCGAGCGCCATCCTCGCCGACGCGCCGCATCCCAACGCCGCCCGCCTCTTCAGCGAGTTCCTCCTCGGGCCGGAGTTCGCCGAGGTGGTCGCCGCCGACTTCGGCAACCCCATCCGCCCCGGCGTCCCGCTCGCGGCGGGCGTGGTGCCCTTCGACGAGATGAAGGTGATCACCGCGACGACGGACCAGATGATCAACGGCATCCCCGAGCTCGCCGAAGAATTCCGCGACACGTTCGGGATCTAG
- a CDS encoding ABC transporter permease: protein MVDIAPTARARLTARALRIDWTLVLFAALSIVLVFLVVAPLTRLFTESLSDPKTGALTLGNFVDVVSRSRYLTAYWHTIQLAAATVALSLLFALPMAWAVSRTDMPGRGFFYFGVVGAFIMPPFLGAIGWILLAGPNAGWLNQIWTALTGLEDPLVDVFSLWGLAFVIALNVFPLIFIFATSALDLISSEMEEAAAIHGAGPLRTTWLVSLPLALPAILGAVMLVFLETIALYGTPALIAIPARFNVATTQLTTFFAYPAKIELAMAFSVPLVFVTIILLGAQRLLLRGGHVAVSGKGGSRQPMRIGRWRWLLLAHGAVVTVLAVVLPAAILVSTSFQTAWARPPTLSNLTLANYRDILFEQATVRDAMVNTVAFALSAATLCTVLGFAVAYAATRRLLPFAGVLSALAVAPVAVPGIVLAICFYAAYAGPPLSLYGSGAIVVLAFVTRFLPIAYVSCASGVRSLNPELEEAVLIHGGSRLRALVQVVAPVLKKSLFGVWILVFVICSRELSTAMFLTSHNNRVISILTLDLSEQGKYETLAAMGVVLLVVTSTVVAVGMRLIGRDFMLRKN, encoded by the coding sequence GTGGTCGACATCGCCCCGACCGCGAGGGCGCGCCTTACCGCGCGCGCCCTCAGGATCGACTGGACCCTCGTGCTGTTTGCGGCCCTCTCCATCGTCCTCGTCTTCCTGGTGGTGGCGCCCCTGACGCGCCTCTTCACCGAGAGCCTCTCCGATCCCAAGACTGGCGCCCTCACCCTCGGCAACTTCGTCGACGTCGTGTCGCGCAGCCGTTACCTCACCGCCTACTGGCACACCATCCAGCTCGCCGCCGCCACCGTCGCGCTGTCGCTCCTCTTCGCGCTGCCGATGGCCTGGGCGGTGTCGCGCACGGACATGCCGGGCCGCGGCTTCTTCTACTTCGGCGTCGTCGGCGCGTTCATCATGCCGCCCTTCCTCGGCGCGATCGGGTGGATCCTGCTCGCCGGTCCCAACGCCGGGTGGCTGAACCAGATCTGGACCGCGCTCACCGGGCTCGAAGACCCGCTCGTGGACGTCTTCAGCCTCTGGGGCCTCGCCTTCGTCATCGCCCTCAACGTCTTCCCGCTGATCTTCATCTTCGCCACGTCCGCGCTCGACCTGATCTCGTCGGAGATGGAGGAGGCGGCGGCGATCCACGGGGCGGGGCCGCTGCGCACCACATGGCTCGTGTCGCTGCCGCTCGCGCTGCCGGCGATCCTCGGCGCGGTGATGCTGGTCTTCCTGGAGACCATCGCGCTCTACGGCACCCCGGCCCTGATCGCTATCCCGGCGCGCTTCAACGTGGCGACGACGCAGCTCACGACGTTCTTCGCCTATCCGGCGAAGATCGAGCTCGCGATGGCCTTCTCGGTTCCGCTGGTGTTCGTCACCATCATCCTCCTCGGTGCGCAGCGGCTCCTCCTCAGGGGCGGCCACGTGGCGGTGTCGGGCAAGGGCGGGTCGCGTCAGCCGATGCGGATCGGCCGCTGGCGGTGGCTGCTGCTCGCGCACGGCGCGGTGGTGACGGTCCTCGCGGTCGTCCTGCCGGCGGCCATCCTGGTGTCGACCTCCTTCCAGACGGCCTGGGCCAGGCCGCCGACGCTCTCGAACCTGACGCTCGCCAACTACCGCGACATCCTCTTCGAACAGGCGACGGTGCGCGACGCGATGGTCAACACGGTCGCCTTCGCCCTCTCGGCGGCGACCCTTTGCACGGTGCTCGGCTTCGCGGTCGCCTACGCGGCCACAAGGCGCCTCCTGCCGTTCGCGGGCGTCCTCTCGGCGCTGGCGGTCGCGCCGGTCGCGGTGCCGGGCATCGTGCTCGCGATCTGCTTCTACGCCGCCTATGCCGGTCCGCCGCTGTCGCTCTACGGCTCGGGCGCGATCGTCGTCCTCGCCTTCGTGACGCGCTTCCTGCCGATCGCCTACGTCTCGTGCGCGTCGGGCGTCCGGAGCCTCAATCCGGAGCTGGAGGAGGCGGTCCTCATCCACGGCGGCTCGCGGCTGCGCGCGCTGGTCCAGGTGGTCGCGCCGGTGCTGAAGAAATCGCTCTTCGGCGTCTGGATCCTGGTCTTCGTGATCTGCTCGCGCGAGCTCTCCACCGCGATGTTCCTGACGAGCCACAACAACCGGGTCATCTCGATCCTCACGCTCGATCTCAGCGAGCAGGGCAAGTACGAGACGCTCGCCGCGATGGGCGTCGTCCTGCTGGTGGTGACGTCGACGGTGGTGGCCGTCGGAATGCGCCTCATCGGGCGCGACTTCATGCTGCGGAAGAACTGA
- a CDS encoding ABC transporter ATP-binding protein, translating to MTTLSLDGLSKAYGTFTAVHRISLTLRDGEFVSLLGPSGCGKTTTLRMIAGFIVPTEGRIVLDGRDISTPAGVVPPERRGMSMIFQSYAIWPNMTVAQNVGFGLKMQKLPAATVRERVGEVLDVVKLGHLAGRYPAELSGGQQQRVALARAVAVQPKVMLLDEPLSNLDANLREDMRSEIKRMHTEFGITTVYVTHDQSEAMAISDRIAVMSAGRIEQVAPPYELYARPRTRFAAEFIGRTNLVEGQRSDGRVHFSAFSVDADAADGEGQVLASIRPQNVRLTPRNGAAAPRADGQVLLAARVGERTFLGERWDYALRLECEGGGPPLRAAAPAEQVFDVDAPVWITIDRDSIVEVGDEQ from the coding sequence ATGACGACGCTGAGCCTCGACGGCCTCTCCAAGGCCTACGGCACCTTCACCGCGGTGCATCGCATCTCGCTCACCCTGCGCGACGGCGAGTTCGTCTCGCTGCTCGGCCCGTCCGGCTGCGGCAAGACGACGACGCTGCGGATGATCGCCGGCTTCATCGTGCCGACCGAAGGGCGCATCGTGCTGGACGGAAGGGACATCTCCACCCCCGCCGGCGTGGTCCCGCCCGAGCGGCGCGGCATGTCGATGATCTTTCAAAGCTATGCCATCTGGCCCAACATGACGGTCGCGCAGAACGTCGGATTCGGGCTCAAGATGCAGAAGCTTCCCGCCGCAACGGTCCGGGAGCGGGTCGGTGAGGTCCTCGACGTGGTCAAGCTCGGCCACCTCGCGGGGCGCTACCCGGCCGAGCTTTCCGGCGGGCAGCAGCAGCGCGTGGCGCTGGCCCGCGCCGTCGCCGTGCAGCCGAAGGTGATGCTGCTCGACGAACCCCTCTCCAACCTCGACGCCAACCTGCGCGAGGACATGCGCAGCGAGATCAAGCGAATGCATACCGAATTCGGCATCACCACCGTCTACGTGACCCACGACCAGTCGGAGGCGATGGCGATCTCGGACCGCATCGCCGTCATGAGCGCCGGACGGATCGAGCAGGTGGCCCCGCCCTACGAGCTCTACGCCCGCCCGCGCACGCGCTTCGCCGCCGAGTTCATCGGCCGCACCAACCTCGTCGAGGGGCAGCGGTCGGACGGGCGCGTGCACTTCTCGGCCTTCTCGGTCGACGCGGACGCCGCGGATGGCGAGGGTCAGGTGCTCGCCTCGATCCGGCCGCAGAACGTGCGCCTCACGCCGCGCAACGGTGCGGCGGCGCCCCGGGCCGACGGGCAGGTCCTGCTCGCGGCGCGTGTCGGCGAGCGCACCTTCCTGGGCGAGCGGTGGGACTATGCCCTCAGGCTCGAATGCGAGGGCGGCGGGCCGCCGCTGCGCGCGGCAGCGCCCGCCGAGCAGGTGTTCGACGTCGACGCGCCGGTCTGGATCACGATCGACCGGGACAGCATCGTCGAAGTGGGGGACGAGCAATGA
- a CDS encoding CaiB/BaiF CoA transferase family protein — protein sequence MIPGVTGPLDRFRVLDLTRIRSGPTCVKQLADWGADVIRIEPPNDDSGYADRSSSDFQNLHRNKRSLTLDLKSSEGHDILMRLVDGADVLVENFRPNVKSRLGIDWESLHARNPRLVMGSISGFGQTGPYADRPGFDQVAQGMGGLMSVTGLKGQGPVRVGIPIADLTAGMYCAMGILMALLDRERTGVGQWVHTSLLQAQVAMLDFQAARWLIDGVVPGQAGNDHPTATPMGVYPTRDGAINIAASGTRMWREFCDIISRPELFDDPRYATPKARLKHRPELNALIGEITGNMATADLRAALEEKSIPCGPIYTIDEVFADPQVQHLNMVGEVEHPARGAQKVLAQPIVMSQSEPVLHSATPDAGQHTDAILAELGLSSGEIRELKERHVV from the coding sequence ATGATCCCCGGCGTCACCGGTCCGCTCGACCGCTTCCGCGTGCTCGACCTGACGCGCATCCGCTCCGGCCCGACCTGCGTCAAGCAGCTCGCCGACTGGGGGGCCGACGTCATCCGCATCGAGCCGCCGAACGACGACAGCGGCTACGCCGACCGGTCGAGCTCCGACTTCCAGAACCTGCACCGCAACAAGCGCAGCCTGACGCTGGATCTCAAGTCGTCGGAGGGGCACGACATCCTGATGCGCCTCGTCGACGGGGCCGACGTCCTGGTGGAGAATTTCCGGCCCAACGTGAAGTCCCGCCTCGGGATCGACTGGGAGAGCCTCCACGCCCGCAATCCGCGCCTCGTGATGGGCTCCATCTCCGGCTTCGGCCAGACCGGGCCCTACGCCGATCGCCCGGGTTTCGACCAGGTGGCGCAGGGGATGGGCGGGCTCATGTCGGTGACGGGGCTGAAGGGGCAAGGCCCCGTGCGCGTCGGCATCCCGATCGCCGACCTCACGGCCGGGATGTACTGCGCGATGGGGATCCTCATGGCGCTGCTCGACCGCGAGCGGACCGGCGTCGGCCAGTGGGTGCACACGAGCCTCCTCCAGGCCCAGGTGGCGATGCTCGACTTCCAGGCCGCGCGGTGGCTGATCGACGGCGTGGTGCCCGGCCAGGCCGGCAACGACCACCCGACGGCGACGCCGATGGGCGTCTACCCGACCCGCGACGGCGCCATCAACATCGCCGCCAGCGGAACGCGGATGTGGCGCGAGTTCTGCGACATCATCAGCCGCCCGGAGCTGTTCGACGATCCGAGGTACGCCACACCGAAGGCCCGGCTGAAGCACCGCCCCGAGCTCAACGCCCTCATCGGTGAGATCACCGGAAACATGGCGACGGCGGACCTGAGGGCGGCGCTGGAGGAGAAGTCGATCCCCTGCGGACCCATCTACACCATCGACGAGGTGTTCGCCGACCCGCAGGTGCAGCATCTCAACATGGTCGGCGAGGTGGAGCATCCGGCGCGCGGCGCGCAGAAGGTCCTTGCCCAGCCGATCGTAATGTCGCAGTCCGAGCCCGTCCTCCACTCGGCGACGCCCGACGCCGGCCAGCACACCGACGCCATCCTGGCC